Proteins from a single region of Mailhella massiliensis:
- the nadC gene encoding carboxylating nicotinate-nucleotide diphosphorylase, whose product MSKDDFEYHAHAAGASSNMAEGSGLFVEGVAVPADTAAVFSETACAFAVRLIRMALDEDGPDLTSLGIFPPEEEASAYIVAKQRTLVVGLPLISLVLAVTGMPSDAWHAEVREGDLVENGTVVARLHGRTVQLLKAERIILNLMTHLSGVADLTREYVLRLEGTGVRLLDTRKTLPGHRYLEKYAVRVAGGCNHRMNLGDMLMIKDNHIDAAGSIAGAVKALRDRYSPCPPIEVECRNRAEVLEAVESRPDRILLDNMNAALLAEVLPLIPRDMEAEISGGVTLETIRDLALACRERPADFISVGRITHSAPSADFSMKMERGV is encoded by the coding sequence ATGTCCAAAGACGATTTTGAATATCATGCTCACGCCGCAGGGGCAAGTTCCAATATGGCTGAGGGCTCCGGGCTTTTTGTGGAAGGCGTGGCCGTTCCCGCCGATACCGCGGCGGTGTTTTCCGAAACGGCCTGCGCTTTCGCCGTGCGGCTCATACGCATGGCGCTTGATGAAGACGGGCCGGATCTGACCAGCCTCGGCATCTTCCCCCCCGAGGAGGAGGCTTCCGCCTATATCGTGGCCAAGCAGCGCACGCTGGTGGTGGGGCTGCCCCTCATCAGTCTGGTGCTTGCCGTGACGGGTATGCCGTCCGATGCGTGGCACGCGGAAGTGAGGGAAGGCGACCTTGTGGAAAACGGCACCGTGGTGGCCCGCCTGCACGGCCGCACCGTACAGCTTCTGAAGGCCGAACGCATCATTCTCAACCTGATGACGCACCTTTCCGGCGTGGCCGATCTGACGCGGGAATACGTTCTGCGCCTGGAAGGCACGGGCGTCCGCCTGCTCGATACGCGCAAGACGCTGCCCGGCCACCGCTATCTGGAAAAGTACGCCGTGCGCGTGGCGGGCGGATGCAACCACCGCATGAATCTCGGCGACATGCTGATGATCAAGGACAATCACATCGACGCGGCAGGTTCCATAGCCGGGGCTGTGAAGGCCCTGCGCGACCGTTACAGCCCCTGTCCGCCCATTGAGGTGGAATGCCGCAACCGGGCCGAGGTGCTCGAGGCCGTGGAAAGCCGCCCCGACCGCATTCTGCTCGACAACATGAATGCCGCGCTTCTTGCCGAGGTGCTTCCGCTCATTCCCCGCGACATGGAGGCGGAGATCAGCGGCGGCGTGACGCTGGAAACCATACGCGACCTGGCCCTGGCCTGCCGCGAACGCCCGGCGGATTTCATTTCCGTGGGGCGCATCACCCATTCCGCGCCTTCGGCCGATTTCAGCATGAAGATGGAGCGCGGCGTCTGA
- the mgtE gene encoding magnesium transporter: MHDMSKKTQSHMEKEPDSPMLQAPENHPLPQEESVHEEPSRRMKEEESAAAFYASAPQKPASEQPATENAAAPGKPEKDTEEEEDLSQYETSAREAGLELCGSDISSDDFIHPADRAEHLEQLPLNKQLCVLTHLSTEEAAEALAELDEEVAGDVLENMDADDAARLIAEMDPDDAVDILDEVEEGHRDILLSNLPADDAEELRMLLSFDPDTAAGVMNTDIITVSVNSTVDEAIMLIRSELEEKEMPYYVYVVDRQETLEGVISLRDLMLARPGTMLANMVNQQDVISVQFDTDKAEVARLLGHYNFLCLPVVDRDDHLMGVVTHDDVLDIIQDEASSDMLGMVGAGQDENVDTPWTRSIRIRLPWLVINMFTSSLSAFIVSLFEGSIAQMALLAVLMPMVANQAGNTGQQALAVMIRQLATESFDARRSWGAVFRESKIGLGTGIFMALLAYAGVMAISGNSRLASVMGVALLLDMLLGAMAGGAIPLVLRALGRDPAQASSIFLTALTDSGGFFIFLGLATAFLL, translated from the coding sequence ATGCATGATATGAGTAAAAAAACACAATCGCACATGGAAAAAGAACCCGATTCCCCCATGCTTCAGGCTCCTGAGAATCATCCCCTTCCGCAGGAAGAGTCCGTGCACGAAGAGCCTTCCCGCCGCATGAAGGAAGAGGAAAGCGCCGCCGCCTTCTACGCCTCCGCTCCCCAGAAGCCCGCCTCGGAACAGCCCGCGACCGAAAACGCCGCCGCTCCCGGAAAGCCTGAAAAAGACACGGAGGAAGAGGAGGATCTCTCCCAGTACGAGACCAGCGCCCGGGAAGCGGGGCTGGAACTTTGCGGAAGCGACATCAGCAGCGACGACTTCATTCACCCCGCCGACCGTGCGGAACACCTTGAACAGCTCCCCCTGAACAAGCAGCTGTGCGTGCTCACGCACCTTTCCACGGAAGAAGCGGCCGAGGCCCTCGCGGAACTCGACGAGGAGGTGGCCGGCGACGTTCTGGAAAACATGGACGCCGACGACGCGGCCCGCCTCATTGCGGAAATGGACCCCGACGACGCCGTGGACATTCTCGACGAAGTGGAGGAAGGCCACCGCGACATTCTGCTCAGCAATCTTCCCGCCGACGACGCGGAAGAGCTGCGTATGCTGCTCAGCTTCGACCCCGATACCGCCGCAGGCGTGATGAACACCGACATCATCACCGTGTCGGTGAACTCCACGGTGGACGAAGCCATCATGCTCATCCGCAGCGAGCTGGAAGAAAAGGAAATGCCCTACTACGTCTATGTGGTGGACAGGCAGGAAACGCTGGAAGGCGTCATTTCCCTGCGCGATCTCATGCTGGCCCGGCCCGGCACCATGCTGGCCAACATGGTCAACCAGCAGGACGTCATTTCCGTGCAGTTCGATACCGACAAGGCGGAAGTCGCGCGCCTGCTCGGCCACTACAACTTCCTCTGCCTGCCCGTGGTGGACAGGGACGATCACCTCATGGGCGTGGTCACGCACGACGACGTCCTGGACATCATTCAGGATGAGGCCAGTTCCGACATGCTGGGCATGGTGGGCGCCGGTCAGGACGAAAACGTGGACACGCCCTGGACGCGTTCCATACGCATCCGTCTGCCCTGGCTCGTCATCAACATGTTCACCTCGTCGCTTTCGGCCTTCATCGTCTCCCTGTTTGAAGGCTCCATCGCGCAGATGGCCCTTCTTGCCGTGCTCATGCCCATGGTGGCCAATCAGGCGGGCAACACGGGGCAGCAGGCCCTTGCCGTCATGATCCGTCAGCTCGCCACGGAAAGCTTCGATGCGCGCCGTTCCTGGGGCGCGGTGTTCCGCGAAAGCAAAATAGGGCTGGGCACGGGCATATTCATGGCCCTGCTGGCGTATGCTGGCGTCATGGCCATCAGCGGCAATTCGCGCCTCGCCTCCGTCATGGGCGTGGCTTTGCTTCTGGACATGCTGCTCGGAGCCATGGCGGGCGGCGCCATTCCTCTGGTGCTGCGCGCTCTCGGCCGCGACCCGGCGCAGGCTTCCAGCATCTTCCTCACCGCCCTTACCGACTCCGGCGGCTTCTTCATCTTCCTCGGGCTGGCTACCGCCTTCCTGCTTTAG